One window of Scheffersomyces stipitis CBS 6054 chromosome 1, whole genome shotgun sequence genomic DNA carries:
- a CDS encoding predicted protein yields MSFTLPDLRFEQTFYKQLSANAGKKYPEGNSLSDKELKSLSKKIDEEEERIRDSGDTHHHPGSQNNQLQPIEPITPWIVIYTIIKDQMFFPLLQGFLWTGVLISLRPLMRLAVKQGQHAGTWVANLVGLNAIHRR; encoded by the coding sequence ATGTCATTCACGCTTCCGGATCTCAGGTTCGAACAGACCTTCTACAAGCAGCTTCTGGCCAATGCTGGCAAGAAGTATCCTGAAGGCAATAGTCTTAGCgacaaggaattgaagCTGCTCAGCAAAAAGattgacgaagaagaagagagaataAGAGATAGCGGAGACACGCATCACCATCCCGGCAGCCAAAATAATCAATTGCAGCCCATTGAGCCCATAACCCCGTGGATAGTGATCTACACCATAATCAAGGACCAGATGTTCTTCCCACTATTGCAGGGCTTCTTGTGGACCGGTGTTCTTATAAGCTTGAGGCCGTTGATGAGGCTAGCAGTGAAACAGGGCCAGCATGCTGGAACCTGGGTGGCCAATCTTGTTGGGTTGAATGCCATTCATCGTAGATAG
- the HIS4 gene encoding 1-(5-phosphoribosyl)-5-[(5-phosphoribosylamino)methylideneamino] imidazole-4-carboxamide isomerase (Phosphoribosylformimino-5-aminoimidazole carboxamide ribotide isomerase) (5-proFAR isomerase), with protein MTKFRGCIDIHSGQVKQIVGGTLKEDDAQVTESTKENFVSTKPSSYYADLYRKNGISGCHVIKLGSNPANDEAAKLACKTWPYNLQVGGGITIDNALEWLDEHKASHVILTSWLFSSAEDGSKKFDWEKLKRVSSLVGKNRLIVDLSCRTVVENDLPKWVVAMNKWQLLTASSLSSEFLAEVGEYCDEFLIHAADVEGLCNGIDEQLVSKLGEWCPPGFEGKIVYAGGAKSTRDLELVRRLSDGKVDLTYGSALDIFGGKLVMFEDLVEWNKHI; from the coding sequence ATGACTAAGTTCAGAGGTTGCATCGATATCCATTCTGGTCAAGTGAAACAAATTGTTGGTGGAACTTTGAAGGAAGACGACGCCCAAGTGACCGAGTCAACCAAGGAGAACTTTGTCTCGACCAAACCTTCGTCTTATTACGCAGATTTGTATCGTAAAAATGGAATATCTGGTTGCCATGTCATAAAGTTGGGCTCCAATCCAGCCAATGACGAGGCTGCCAAATTAGCTTGCAAAACTTGGCCCTACAATCTCCAAGTCGGAGGAGGAATCACCATAGATAACGCTCTAGAATGGTTAGACGAACACAAAGCGTCACATGTAATTCTTACCAGTTGGCTCTTTAGTTCCGCAGAAGATGGAAGTAAGAAGTTTGACTGGGAAAAGTTAAAAAGAGTGTCATCCCTTGTCGGAAAGAATCGTCTTATTGTCGATTTGAGTTGCAGGACAGTGGTTGAAAACGATTTACCCAAATGGGTTGTAGCCATGAACAAATGGCAGTTGCTTACGGCCAGCAGCTTGTCATCAGAATTTTTGGCTGAGGTAGGAGAATATTGTGACGAATTTTTGATTCACGCTGCAGATGTTGAAGGCTTATGTAATGGTATCGACGAACAATTGGTGTCGAAATTGGGTGAATGGTGTCCACCAGGATTCGAAGGAAAGATAGTTTATGCTGGTGGAGCCAAACTGACAAGAGATTTGGAGTTGGTAAGAAGATTAAGTGACGGAAAAGTGGATTTGACATACGGAAGTGCTCTTGACATTTTTGGAGGAAAGCTTGTTATGTTCGAAGACTTAGTCGAATGGAACAAGCACATATAA
- the RPB3 gene encoding 45 kDa subunit of RNA polymerase II gives MEVDKSDGPSVTIRESERDHVNFILRDVDMAMANSVRRVMLAEVPTLAIDLVEIDVNTSVLADEFLSHRLGLVPLVSEGIENLTYSRDCTCDNYCPKCSVRLELTAKCDTDSTMNVYATDLAKFHNGSRLGDPVVRDVQKRGPLICKLRKHQELRLTCIAKKGIAKEHAKWSPCSAVGFEYDPWNKLKHTDYWYEVDADEEWPKSENCEWEEVPDPDAPFDYKAKPTSYYIDVETVGNLPPNEVVLRSIETLQRKLADIAIELNKESVEASSTANNGGLTTYGRSQYDNGGDSPGMGRTPYGGDSGFGGASSWNA, from the coding sequence ATGGAGGTCGACAAGTCTGACGGTCCGTCAGTGACCATCAGAGAATCTGAGCGTGATCACGTCAACTTCATTCTCCGAGATGTCGATATGGCCATGGCCAACTCTGTGAGAAGAGTGATGTTAGCAGAAGTGCCTACTTTGGCCATCGACTTGGTGGAGATCGATGTCAACACTTCTGTGTTAGCAGACGAATTCTTGTCGCATCGTTTAGGTTTGGTTCCGCTTGTGTCCGAAGGTATTGAGAATTTGACGTATTCCCGTGACTGTACTTGTGACAACTATTGTCCCAAGTGCTCTGTTAGATTAGAACTCACAGCCAAATGTGATACTGATTCGACTATGAATGTTTATGCTACAGATTTGGCCAAGTTTCACAACGGTTCACGTTTGGGAGATCCCGTCGTAAGAGATGTTCAAAAGAGAGGCCCACTTATCTGTAAATTGAGAAAGCACCAGGAGTTAAGATTGACTTGTATAGCCAAGAAGGGTATAGCCAAGGAACATGCCAAATGGTCTCCCTGTTCTGCCGTTGGGTTCGAATACGATCCttggaacaagttgaaacaCACCGACTACTGGTACGAAGTCGATGCTGACGAAGAATGGCCCAAGTCTGAGAACTGCGAATGGGAAGAAGTGCCAGATCCAGATGCTCCTTTTGACTACAAGGCTAAACCCACTAGTTATTATATAGACGTGGAAACTGTGGGCAACTTGCCACCCAACGAAGTGGTATTGCGTTCCATAGAGACGTTGCAGAGAAAGCTTGCTGACATCGCTATCGAATTGAACAAAGAGTCTGTAGAAGCCAGCAGCACTGCCAACAACGGAGGCTTAACTACTTATGGAAGATCCCAGTACGACAACGGTGGCGATAGTCCAGGCATGGGAAGGACTCCCTACGGTGGCGATTCCGGCTTTGGCGGTGCCTCTTCCTGGAACGCATAG
- the SEC23 gene encoding component of COPII coat of ER- Golgi vesicles — protein sequence MNFEEAEDINGIRFAWNALPSTKVEAGKVVVPTGVIYTPLKQREDLPVAVYDPIFCSNQNCKSILNPYCTIDPSGFWRCPLCSYRNPLPAHYQGVTPENLPLELQPGSSTIEYITARPVQNPPIFFLLIDLCQDEDNLAALKETLIVSLSLLPPNALIGLITYGTMVQVHDLGSEKISKSYIFRGDKEYTEKQISDMLNRPTSTPQGQLPQFANSLTRFFLPVEDVEFQLTSILENLGKDPWTVANGDRPLRSTGSALNVAANLLGSTFPGFGARIMLFSAGPGTLSPGLIVGPQLKEPIRSHSDIDKDNAKHFKKAVKFYDSIAAKMVKNAHTVDIFAGCYDQIGMLEMKNLCNLTGGTLLLSDAFTTSIFKQSFLRLFNKDHEGYLLMGFNGTFDVKTSKELKISGLIGHASSMNVKTQNVSENELGIGGTSQYRLCSVSPQHSYAVFFDVVNTQSLPQNAQSYTQFITHYQHASGTYRIRVTTVSNFLTSDEQTLTNSFDQEAAAVLMSRVTLFKSEQDDGADVLRWIDRMLIRLCQKFADYRKDQEESFRLGPQFQLYPQFIYYLRRSQFLQVFNNSPDETAFYRHVLLTEDTNNSLIMIQPTLTSFSLDSEPEAVLLDSVSIKDDKILLLDTFFHILIFHGKTIAQWRKAGYQNQPEYENFKLLLEEPKQEAAELLVDRYPLPRFIDTEEGGSQARFLYSKLNPSITYNSSEFATNNGAIVLTDDVSLQVFMGHLQKLVVSGSS from the coding sequence ATGAACTTCGAAGAGGCCGAGGACATCAATGGTATCCGTTTTGCGTGGAATGCCCTTCCATCCACCAAAGTGGAAGCTGGTAAAGTTGTAGTTCCCACTGGGGTGATTTATACTCCATTGAAGCAGAGAGAAGATTTGCCTGTGGCCGTGTACGATCCCATTTTCTGCTCCAACCAGAACTGTAAAAGCATCTTGAACCCTTACTGTACAATCGATCCCAGTGGCTTCTGGCGTTGTCCTTTGTGTTCATACCGAAACCCATTGCCAGCTCATTACCAGGGTGTTACTCCGGAGAACTTACCTCTTGAGCTTCAGCCAGGCTCTTCTACCATCGAGTATATCACGGCCAGACCTGTCCAGAACCCAcccattttcttcttgttgatcgATTTGTGCCAGGATGAAGATAACTTGGCTGCGTTGAAAGAAACTTTGATCGTTTCATTGAGCTTGTTACCACCCAATGCCTTGATCGGTTTGATCACATACGGCACCATGGTTCAGGTGCACGACTTGGGCTCAGAGAAAATCAGTAAGTCCTATATCTTCCGCGGCGACAAGGAGTATACGGAGAAGCAGATCAGCGACATGTTGAACAGGCCAACATCGACCCCTCAGGGCCAGTTGCCTCAGTTTGCTAATTCGTTAACAAGATTCTTTTTGCCTGTAGAAGACGTAGAGTTCCAGTTGACCTCCATTTTAGAGAACTTAGGTAAGGACCCCTGGACCGTGGCCAACGGCGACAGACCTCTCAGATCGACCGGTTCGGCTTTGAATGTTGCTGCTAACTTGTTGGGCTCCACGTTCCCTGGCTTTGGTGCCAGAATCATGTTGTTTTCCGCGGGACCGGGCACCTTGAGCCCGGGCTTGATAGTTGGCCCCCAATTGAAGGAGCCTATCAGATCCCACTCCGACATCGACAAGGACAACGCTAAGCACTTCAAGAAGGCGGTCAAGTTCTACGACTCCATTGCTGCCAAGATGGTCAAAAACGCACATACCGTCGACATTTTTGCCGGCTGCTACGACCAGATCGGAatgttggaaatgaagaacttgtGTAACTTAACCGGCGGTacattgttgttgtctgaTGCATTCACCACATCCATCTTCAAGCAGTCGTTTTTGAGattgttcaacaaggatCACGAAGGCTACTTGTTGATGGGCTTCAATGGTACTTTCGACGTGAAAACTTCgaaggagttgaagatcAGTGGACTTATTGGCCACGCTTCGTCCATGAACGTCAAGACACAGAACGTTTCTGAAAACGAACTTGGTATCGGTGGAACCTCGCAGTACAGATTGTGTTCTGTTTCTCCTCAACACAGTTATGCTGTGTTCTTTGATGTGGTCAATACTCAACTGTTGCCTCAAAACGCACAGAGCTACACTCAATTCATCACCCACTACCAACATGCATCTGGTACCTACAGAATTAGAGTCACGACCGTTTCCAACTTTTTAACCAGTGATGAGCAAACCTTGACTAACTCTTTCGATCAGGAGGCCGCTGCTGTCTTGATGTCTAGAGTCacattgttcaagtctgaGCAAGATGACGGCGCAGATGTTTTGAGATGGATCGACCGTATGTTGATCAGATTGTGTCAAAAGTTTGCGGACTatagaaaagatcaagagGAATCGTTCAGACTCGGACCACAATTCCAATTATATCCACAATTCATCTATTATTTACGAAGATCTCAGTTCTTGCAggtcttcaacaactctcCTGATGAAACAGCATTCTATAGACACGTATTATTAACTGAAGACACTaacaactcgttgatcATGATCCAGCCTACGTTGACTTCCTTCTCATTGGattcagaaccagaagctGTGTTGTTGGATTCTGTCTCCATTAAAGAcgacaagatcttgttgttggataCTTTCTTCCACATCTTGATTTTCCATGGTAAAACTATTGCTCAATGGAGAAAAGCCGGCTACCAAAACCAACCGGAGTACgaaaacttcaagttaTTACTTGAGGAGCCAAAGCAAGAGGCCGCCGAATTGTTGGTTGATCGTTACCCATTGCCTAGATTTATCGACACTGAAGAGGGTGGTTCGCAAGCTAGATTCTTGTACTCCAAGTTAAATCCTTCTATTACATACAACAGCTCTGAATTTGCAACTAACAACGGAGCCATTGTGTTGACCGATGATGTCTCTTTACAAGTTTTCATGGGTCACTTGCAGAAGTTGGTTGTGTCGGGCTCCAGCTAG
- the BRN1 gene encoding BaRreN codes for NKHTILSNFEEWIKLSTDNKITSKNSWQFALIDYFHDLNVIKDGDNINFQRASATLDGCVKIYSSRVESAAAETGKLLSGLAKKKNDLEDVDEQDVDENGEPKTGEKEQADESGDDDNEELGKKKRKINRIVESTLVDFETLRIKKLDQELAIDPLFKKALAEFDEGGAKSLLLNTLNIDGSGRVVFDATTKPVKEGEQDGDDSTQDKLPEPEPEQDKDVDISKLGKIIFRNDESLDDMSICPSLSEFNTALEDVTKAKSILTDFNNKITTAAETEILTPGNDLVGEGNDGGFDYGDFGGNDDGFDGGNFGSDYNDLEENDNENDNNNNDDSNDPINNLNQSIMQRLFNDSEYVQSSKSTQVLDRDLMAYFDERMKTNWRGPEHWKVAALKKSKKIEGGEVVEGARSTPGLVEPKKKQDQVIVNFFDEDDNEDTIFEGPRSASLIVKKNDVNTSNNKLPDDIRYNSARLTNLFTKPQVSIVYFPKRKKSDTKDEPQFTDENFFAERYHKQEEQQEADALAASFHQAEYEDFNNDFGGDDYAIDFNDALEGDVGELNEEDKDIASTQVIGKKRPDHLNFSRVAKRVDVKFLKDNLWKTIKEEAKTIERPAEPNEENIEEQVEPPKQTFGKLVASVANLYGTEQRKELSTSFYFICLLHLANEHGLTISTNETHDDMEIIGF; via the coding sequence AACAAACATACTATTCTCTCCAACTTCGAGGAGTGGATAAAACTTTCGACTGATAACAAGATTACGCTGAAGAATTCATGGCAGTTTGCTCTTATTGACTATTTCCATGACTTGAACGTGATAAAAGACGGCGATAACATCAATTTCCAGCGTGCTTCCGCCACTTTAGATGGCTGTGTCAAGATCTATCTGAGTCGTGTGGAATCAGCAGCAGCGGAAACTGGGAAGTTGTTGAGTGGcttggccaagaagaagaatgatcttgaagacGTAGATGAACAAGATGTGGACGAGAATGGAGAGCCTAAAACAGGCGAAAAGGAACAAGCCGATGAAAGCGGCGACGAtgacaatgaagaattaggcaagaaaaagagaaagatcaaTAGAATCGTAGAGTCTACGTTGGTGGACTTTGAAACCTTGCGTATCAAGAAACTCGACCAGGAGCTTGCGATCGATCcacttttcaagaaagctCTTGCAGAATTCGATGAAGGAGGAGCCAAAAGCTTGCTTTTAAACACTTTGAACATTGACGGTTCAGGGAGAGTAGTTTTTGACGCCACCACCAAACCAGTAAAAGAAGGAGAGCAAGATGGGGATGATTCAACACAAGATAAATTGCCGgaacctgaacctgaacAAGACAAGGACGTAGATATCTCTAAACTTGGAAAGATTATCTTTAGAAATGATGAAAGTCTAGATGACATGAGTATATGTCCATCACTCAGTGAGTTCAATACAGCCCTTGAAGATGTCACTAAGGCCAAGAGTATCTTGActgacttcaacaacaagattaCAACAGCTGCAGAAACTGAAATTCTTACACCTGGCAATGATCTTGTAGGAGAAGGTAACGATGGCGGATTTGACTATGGCGATTTCGGTGGCAACGACGATGGTTTCGATGGTGGAAATTTTGGAAGTGATTATAACGATCTTGAGGAGAACGacaatgaaaatgacaacaacaacaatgaTGACTCTAATGACCCAATTAACAATTTAAATCAAAGTATCATGCAGCGTTTATTCAATGACTCAGAGTATGTGCAACTGTCGAAGAGTACACAGGTATTAGATAGAGACCTTATGGCATACTTTGAtgaaagaatgaaaacGAACTGGCGAGGTCCAGAGCATTGGAAGGTCGCCGCATTGAAAaagtcaaagaagattgaagGAGGTGAAGTAGTAGAAGGTGCCAGATCTACCCCTGGGCTTGTAGAACCTAAAAAGAAGCAAGACCAAGTAATAGTCAACTTTTTTGATGAGGATGACAACGAGGATACCATCTTTGAAGGACCCAGAAGCGCCAGTTTGATAGTAAAGAAAAATGATGTGAACACATCCAATAACAAGTTGCCTGACGATATCCGCTACAATTCTGCTAGattgaccaacttgttTACCAAACCACAAGTTTCAATTGTCTACTTCcccaagagaaagaagtcAGATACGAAGGATGAACCTCAGTTCACAGATGAGAACTTTTTTGCAGAGCGTTATCAcaagcaagaagaacagcAAGAGGCTGATGCACTTGCTGCCTCCTTCCATCAAGCTGAGTATgaagatttcaacaatgatTTTGGAGGTGATGATTATGCTATTGACTTCAATGATGCCTTGGAAGGAGATGTAGGTGAGTTGAACGAGGAAGATAAAGACATAGCATCCACCCAAGTtattggaaagaagagacCCGATCATTTGAACTTCTCACGGGTAGCTAAAAGAGTTGATGTCAAATTCCTTAAAGACAATTTATGGAAGAccatcaaagaagaagctaagACAATTGAAAGGCCCGCAGAACccaatgaagaaaatataGAAGAACAAGTGGAACCTCCTAAACAGACCTTTGGGAAGTTGGTTGCATCCGTTGCTAACTTGTACGGAACAGAacaaagaaaggaattgtCTACCAGTTTCTATTTTATTTGTCTCCTCCATTTGGCCAACGAGCATGGCTTGACCATTTCAACTAATGAAACTCATGACGACATGGAAATTATTGGTTTCTAG
- the FAF1 gene encoding forty S assembly factor: protein MPEDSEYLRSLEIQRRHFEAQFGSIELMGFEDKVKNGADESESGSEIDSENDDNDEVDEYETFTGFDGVSSDEDSEMESDSEDSNEEMQHQPARVVPKVVKLSDDFTPTSARQVSKADKKLLKSGRAPTLAELEKKNQEIAAQNKKQTAKTAKEEDDNLENDLKLQRLLQESHILSSSLEYSGADLTMQTLDYEDPTGKARKRALDSRIRNIAAINSSTGGLPRTLEKMPMAMRKGMIRSREQKIRKYEEDARNAGIVLSKVKKGELRDLNSGKGSTSSSDRLGTGKKVAKRVRDRGLKIHGVGKSTRNGIIIPQADIDRINGAGRNKKGKKK, encoded by the coding sequence ATGCCGGAAGACTCTGAGTACTTGAGATCTTTAGAGATCCAGCGACGTCATTTCGAAGCCCAGTTTGGATCAATAGAATTGATGGGATTTGAAGACAAAGTTAAAAATGGAGCTGACGAAAGTGAAAGTGGAAGCGAAATCGACAGTGAAAACGATGACAACGACGAAGTGGACGAGTATGAGACATTTACGGGATTCGATGGTGTATCCTCAGACGAAGACAGCGAAATGGAAAGTGACAGCGAAGACtccaatgaagaaatgcAGCACCAACCAGCAAGAGTTGTGCCGAAAGTCGTTAAGCTTAGTGACGACTTTACTCCTACCTCCGCTAGACAAGTTTCTAAAGCAGATAAGAAACTTTTAAAATCTGGAAGAGCACCTACGTTAGCAGAattagagaagaagaaccaggAAATAGCAGCTCAAAACAAGAAGCAAACTGCCAAAACTGCCAAGGAAGAGGAcgacaacttggaaaacgacttgaaattgcaaagaTTATTGCAGGAATCGCATATCTTATCTAGCTCATTGGAATACTCGGGAGCAGACCTCACAATGCAAACTCTAGATTACGAAGATCCTACTGGCAAAGCCAGAAAAAGAGCTTTAGATTCGCGGATAAGGAACATAGCAGCCATAAACTCCAGCACAGGAGGTTTACCTAGAACATTAGAAAAAATGCCCATGGCTATGAGAAAAGGAATGATTCGTAGCAGAGAACAGAAAATCAGGAagtatgaagaagatgccAGAAATGCTGGAATAGTCTTGTCCAAGGTGAAGAAAGGAGAGTTAAGAGACTTGAACTCAGGCAAGGGTTCTACATCGTCCAGCGATAGATTGGGTACAGGCAAGAAGGTCGCAAAGAGAGTAAGAGATAGGGGATTGAAAATTCATGGTGTTGGAAAGTCTACCAGAAATGGTATAATCATTCCCCAGGCTGACATAGATAGAATTAATGGTGCtggaagaaacaaaaaggGTAAAAAAAAG
- the PHO4 gene encoding myc-family transcription factor encodes MESSVWNSTFSPSNSGATPGKSPYYHELGDAQQHHQQQQHHDATGSNSHSTPSSHYHQMSGPGPLPSGGTPSNFSDTEQLFLHQLEQNLYEAATSQENTPSSNIANTPNSGSGTGAPGIAGYPHDIPPPPQSYEYGIENMNFIIPEDLNFDTDPSHESSAFPPSHLPIQTPSMLAANKNLATSQKSSAEPDRKSFVSPILPGQNEKSYNNQHFYHKHNSKNLSDFQVQHQSQQAPQQHVRPDAVFTPLVSPAVTPLDSQVNLNKAPNASSGSTTGGGSSSSTFSQQPPVQVSFEPLTSPALNAQPSLNDRRRSSSSVYGPGPVDDHHAHTIYNGSKRRTPHGTPIMHPNKNSPSIKARNGSGNFRTSPAATSVSAFDELPESSMETSTNDNSNSATPMLPPQGKKIDTSNGGQDVDDIEVDMTSNAGGLSRKSSRSSRKSFSSNTSNKILPKSSSSSTETSPKLLNEKSSNGIPVIKKSGEKPATKKASHKLAEQGRRNRMNMAVSELGSLIPQVYHDEVAIPSKATTVELASKYIRALLQEIDTLKNKS; translated from the exons ATGGAGCTGTCGGTGTGGAACTCGACTTTCTCCCCCAGCAATAGCGGGGCTACGCCGGGAAAGTCGCCGTATTACCACGAGCTTGGTGATGCACAACAGCACcaccaacagcaacaacacCATGATGCAACGGGTTCTAATTCGCATCTGACTCCTTCGAGCCATTACCACCAGATGCTGGGCCCGGGGCCTCTTCCATCAGGCGGAACGCCGTCCAACTTCTCCGACACCGAGCAGttgtttcttcaccaattAGAGCAGAACCTCTACGAGGCTGCCACT TCTCAGGAAAATACTCCTAGCTCAAATATTGCCAATACACCCAACTCGGGCTCTGGAACT GGTGCTCCAGGAATTGCAGGCTATCCGCACGACATTCCTCCACCACCTCAACTGTACGAGTATGGAATTGAGAATATGAACTTTATAATACCggaagacttgaacttcGACACAGACCCCAGTCATGAATCGTCGGCATTTCCTCCGCTGCATTTGCCCATTCAGACGCCGAGCATGCTAGcagccaacaagaacttggctACTAGCCAGAAGCTGTCAGCAGAACCTGACCGAAAGTCGTTTGTCTCACCGATTTTGCCGGGCCAGAACGAGAAATCCTATAATAACCAGCATTTTTACCATAAACACAACTCAAAAAACCTATCCGATTTCCAGGTTCAACACCAGTCGCAACAGGCCCCACAGCAACATGTGAGGCCTGATGCTGTATTTACGCCGTTAGTTTCACCAGCAGTGACTCCTTTGGACTCACAGGTTAATCTTAACAAGGCCCCAAatgcttcttctggctcaACCACAGGCGGAGgctcctcttcttccactttCTCGCAGCAACCTCCAGTTCAAGTCTCGTTTGAGCCGTTGACTTCGCCAGCGTTGAACGCCCAACCATCTCTAAATGATAGACgtcgttcttcttcttctgtataTGGACCTGGACCTGTGGATGATCACCATGCCCATACTATCTACAACGGAAGCAAGAGAAGGACACCACACGGGACTCCTATAATGCATCCAAACAAAAATTCTCCTTCAATCAAGGCCAGAAATGGCTCTGGTAATTTCCGCACATCTCCAGCAGCCACTAGCGTTTCTGCATTTGACGAATTACCAGAGTCAAGCATGGAAACCAGCACAAATGACAATAGCAACAGTGCCACTCCGATGTTACCTCCACAAGGTAAAAAAATAGATACATCTAATGGTGGACAAG atgttgatgacATTGAGGTTGATATGACGTCCAACGCTGGCGGATTATCACGTAAATCTTCGAGATCTAGTAGAAAATCATTTTCATCGAATACTTCCAACAAAATACTTCCgaagtcttcttcgtcgaGTACGGAGACGTCACCCAAGTTGCTCAACGAAAAATCTTCCAACGGTATTCCTGTTATCAAAAAAAGTGGCGAAAAGCCAGCAACCAAGAAAGCATCTCATAAATTAGCtgaacaaggaagaagaaatagaatgAATATGGCCGTTCTGGAATTGGGTAGTTTAATTCCCCAGGTCTACCATGATGAAGTGGCAATTCCATCCAAAGCTACAACTGTTGAATTGGCATCAAAGTACATCAGGGCTCTATTGCAAGAGATCGatactttgaaaaataaGTCTTGA